The Azospirillum sp. TSH100 region CGGGGAAGCCCGGCCGGTCGGGGCTGTCGCCGATGCCGGCCGCGTCGATCCGGAGAGAGGTGTAGCCGCGCGCCGCCAGCCGCCGCGCCTGCACCACCGTGGCGCGGCCGGAGCCGACATGGTGGGTGGCGCCGCTGTTCAGGAACAGGATGGCCGGCCGGTTGCCGGCCGGGTCGGCCAGGACCGGCGTGCAACAGATGCCGAACAGCTCCGGCGAGGTGCCGAAGAAGATCGGCCGTTCGACCGCGGTCGGCATCATCAGCCCGGCCGGCCGGTCGGGCGGCGGGGTGGCGCCGCTGGCGAGCGGACCGGCGGCGACGATCCAGCGCAGAACCGGCTCGAACGCCACGGCGGCCTGGGCGCGCTGCGGCTGCTGGGTCAGCTCCATCATGCCGCTGACGCCCATCGGTTCGGCGACGGCGCCCAAGGTTCGCCAGCGCGCGGCCAGCTTCACCGGCGTCTTTCCCTCCGGCCGGTCGGCGATCAGGATGCGCGGGGCCGGCAAGGCCGGCGCATCGCAGGGATTGAGGCCGCCCAGGGTCAGCGCGGTTTCCGGCGTCAGCGGCATGCCGATGACGTTCAGCCAGGAGGAGCGCTCCGGCGGCTCCGGGTTGCAGACCGGACGCAGCACGATGGACGCCAGGGTCTGGAGTTCGCGGACCGCCTTGCGGCCCGAGGTGATCGGCGACAGCAGGACCAGCGTGTCGATGCCCTGTCCGTCGGCAGCCATCTCCAGCGCGGCGGCGGTGGCGAGCAGCGCGCCCATGCGGAAGCCGACCAGGGTGATTTCGGTGACGCCGGTGTCCTCGCGCAGGCGGCGGACCGCCGCCTTGATGCCGTCGAGCCAGGCGCGCACCCGGTCCGGCTCGCCGTCGTCCCCGGCCGAATCGCCGGAGCCGGGATAGTCGAACCGCAGGGTCGGCAATCCCGCCGACGCCAGGCTCTCGGCGAAGCTCTTCCAGGCGCGGTGGGCGCACAGCTCCTCATAGCCGTAGGGACCGCAGAGAACCACCCCGCGCAGCCCCTCGGCCGGGTGCAGCCATCCGAAACAACCCTCGAACACCACCGGCGTCGGCTTCATGCGTTCCCCCTGTAGCGGACGGGCGCCAGCGCGTTCAGCGCGTGGACCTCGCCATCCGGCACCATCCGTCCGGCCGATGCCGTCCCGTCCGTAACCCCAACTCCAACCCCCGAGCCGGTTCGCGGCCGCAGGCGGATCACCCGCTCGACGCCGGGGGAGAGATGGAACCAGCCGTCGTCGGCCTGGAACCGCCCGTCCTCCACATGCACCGAACAGGCGAACCGCTTCGTGGCAAGCCGCAACGCCCAGTCGTCCCCGCCCCCGGCCCCTTGGGCTTCCACCACCACCGTCAGCCCCAGATCAGCGCGCGGCAGCGAACGCCCCTTGGGGAAATAATGAGACTCGTCAATTGGTTCCGCGCCCCTTTCGGCCGACAGCAGTTGCGCCGTCACCACATCGTGCGAGATAGGCCCAAACCTGTAGGTGTAGGTCGTGTCAAAAAAGCGGTCGGACAATTCGGCGGCGGCCAGCGCGACCGCCCCCCTCGCCGGCAGCGTCACCGGCCGCTCCGCCTTCAGCACCGCCACCGCCCCGTCTCGCCACGCGGTCAGCCGCAGCAGTGCCTCGACCGGGCGGGCGGTGTCGTTGACCAGATGGACGGCCAGCCCATTGACGCCCTCGTCGGTCAGGATCACCCGCAGCGGCCGGAAGGCGCGTCTCAAAGCGTACCACGCCGGTTTCGGCGTGCCGTCGGCGGCGACCACGCCCCAGCCAGAACCCGGCCAGGGGTCGCGCCACTGCCAGACCAGCCCGCCGGCGCAGGTCGATCCGGCGCGCCGCCACTCGTCGAACACCGCCTGCATCACCTCCCCGGTCACCGCGCGCGACAGGCGGCGGTAGCGGTCGGGGTCCTCGTAGCGCAGGCGGCGCGGATCGACGGCGTAGAGGCTTTCCAGATAGTGCTCCCGCACATCCTCGAAGTCCCAGGAGGCGCCGGGGTCGCGCGGCACCCGCGCCTTCCAGCGCGGATGGTGGAGCGCCGGGACGCCGAGAGGATCGTCCTCGCCCAGATTGGCGAAGGCGAGGCATTCGCTGGCGAAGCGCACGCCGGCCCGCCGGGCATCCTCCAGCGGCCTCAGATAGGCGCCGACGCCGTAGTAATGGGTCACCCCGGCATTGGCGATGAAGGGCAGCGGCCCCCCGCTGGGCGAGTTCGGCACCTGGATCAGGTCGGGGCGCCGGGCCGTCGTCTCTTCCGCGATCACGCCGGTCAGCGGACTTTGCGCCCAGGAGGCGCGGGGCAGGCCCAGCATGGCCGCCTGCTGCTCCATCTCGCTGCCGCCGCAGAGCACCGCCAGCGACGGCGACGCCTGGGTGCGGTCGAGCAGCTGGGCGATCTCCGCCCGCACGCTGTCGAGGAAGGCGGCGTCGGTCGGATAGTCGAAATTGGCGAACATGGCGTCCTGCCAGACCAGAAGGCCCAGCTCGTCGCACAGCTCGAAGAAGGCGTCGCCTTCATACAGCATGGTGCCGCCGACGCGGACCATGTTGGCGCCGGCCTCGCGCAGGCGCCGCAGTTCAGGCTCGCAGGCCGCCCGGTCGGACGACAGCCCGAGCAGATCGACCGGCACCCAGCAGCCGCCGCGGCAGAACACGCGCTCGCCG contains the following coding sequences:
- a CDS encoding alpha/beta fold hydrolase gives rise to the protein MKPTPVVFEGCFGWLHPAEGLRGVVLCGPYGYEELCAHRAWKSFAESLASAGLPTLRFDYPGSGDSAGDDGEPDRVRAWLDGIKAAVRRLREDTGVTEITLVGFRMGALLATAAALEMAADGQGIDTLVLLSPITSGRKAVRELQTLASIVLRPVCNPEPPERSSWLNVIGMPLTPETALTLGGLNPCDAPALPAPRILIADRPEGKTPVKLAARWRTLGAVAEPMGVSGMMELTQQPQRAQAAVAFEPVLRWIVAAGPLASGATPPPDRPAGLMMPTAVERPIFFGTSPELFGICCTPVLADPAGNRPAILFLNSGATHHVGSGRATVVQARRLAARGYTSLRIDAAGIGDSPDRPGFPDNLLYNKEVMDDVRAALNWLEEQGHERVVVIGLCAGGTPALHAGLGDDRVVGQIVLNPGRFEMGGGIAVSELMRTVAFRSTKEYLMEALKPSRLRASIRKPARMTGLAKRLAGRFVRKLLLRTGLTRHALRMFRRLSAEGRRVLVVYSSGDMTLAEFYLHLGEGGRALDGLPGIEVAYLDRSDHSLTVWEARDRLDRMIDRHLANLDSAAQPDPAGSELAGWGLGLPSGGLPSGERVG
- a CDS encoding glycoside hydrolase family 2 protein, with the protein product MARIRSVTGQRRTLLDRGWTLIVSAPGGPEGGEGIPAPVPGTAAQALRDAGLWSAEDPAPLHDNDFVYRTRLTGHGPHTLRFHGLATIAEVRLDGECILTSDSMYLAHEVPVTLTGEAELSIRFHALHPVLAAKKGRARWRPKLAEPAGLRFVRTTLLGHMPGWCPPIHAVGPFRPVELVEETGPCCVLAADLRSGYDGRDGHLSLRLTVEGATAGTGGSVEVDGRTAPLAFDGVDGFSADLTLPGVEPWWPHSHGEPVLHGVTARIGAVEIDLGRVGFRSLAVDRGADGNGFALLVNGERVFCRGGCWVPVDLLGLSSDRAACEPELRRLREAGANMVRVGGTMLYEGDAFFELCDELGLLVWQDAMFANFDYPTDAAFLDSVRAEIAQLLDRTQASPSLAVLCGGSEMEQQAAMLGLPRASWAQSPLTGVIAEETTARRPDLIQVPNSPSGGPLPFIANAGVTHYYGVGAYLRPLEDARRAGVRFASECLAFANLGEDDPLGVPALHHPRWKARVPRDPGASWDFEDVREHYLESLYAVDPRRLRYEDPDRYRRLSRAVTGEVMQAVFDEWRRAGSTCAGGLVWQWRDPWPGSGWGVVAADGTPKPAWYALRRAFRPLRVILTDEGVNGLAVHLVNDTARPVEALLRLTAWRDGAVAVLKAERPVTLPARGAVALAAAELSDRFFDTTYTYRFGPISHDVVTAQLLSAERGAEPIDESHYFPKGRSLPRADLGLTVVVEAQGAGGGDDWALRLATKRFACSVHVEDGRFQADDGWFHLSPGVERVIRLRPRTGSGVGVGVTDGTASAGRMVPDGEVHALNALAPVRYRGNA